Proteins from one Haloarchaeobius litoreus genomic window:
- a CDS encoding ABC transporter permease, whose amino-acid sequence MTAAFAVIAFTNDPNVGPVARAAAKRGQNITQAVEAYRVARNLNDPVLQRYVKWMVNISTGDWGLSYSTGQPVLTAIRNSMKYTLFYLVPSVAIATVMGISFGLFSAFRQHSFSDRLVTAVAYLGLGIPNFWLATVLFSATVMEHQTIQFPKLPLESSLLWSFDFTLLYGFVPWIDFNTTQAFFTLPIIVLTTALLAGQLRYTRSESLEYMDMEFVKIARAKGAGPFRVARHVLRNAAIPLLSLFLTEMLSVLVLGILVIEEVFNIPGFGSLMLRAVGARDMPLILGVTMVVAFIGIVGNFLQDVAYTVLDPRVGSETD is encoded by the coding sequence ATGACGGCAGCGTTCGCGGTCATCGCGTTCACGAACGACCCGAACGTGGGTCCAGTCGCACGGGCCGCTGCGAAACGCGGACAGAACATCACGCAGGCCGTCGAGGCGTACCGGGTGGCACGGAACCTGAACGACCCGGTCCTCCAGCGCTACGTGAAGTGGATGGTGAACATCTCCACCGGCGATTGGGGGCTCTCCTACTCGACCGGCCAGCCGGTGCTGACCGCGATCCGGAACAGCATGAAGTACACGCTGTTCTACCTCGTCCCCTCGGTCGCCATCGCGACCGTGATGGGAATCAGCTTCGGGCTGTTCTCGGCGTTCAGACAGCACTCGTTCAGCGACCGGCTCGTCACCGCCGTCGCCTATCTCGGTCTCGGCATCCCGAACTTCTGGCTGGCGACCGTGCTGTTCAGTGCGACCGTCATGGAGCACCAGACCATCCAGTTCCCGAAGCTCCCCCTCGAGTCGTCGCTGCTCTGGTCGTTCGACTTCACGCTCCTGTACGGGTTCGTCCCGTGGATCGACTTCAACACGACGCAGGCGTTCTTCACGCTCCCGATTATCGTGCTCACGACCGCGCTGCTCGCCGGTCAGCTGCGCTACACACGCTCGGAGTCGCTCGAGTACATGGACATGGAGTTCGTGAAGATCGCCCGTGCGAAGGGTGCCGGCCCGTTCCGCGTCGCCCGCCACGTCCTCCGGAACGCCGCCATCCCCCTGCTCTCGCTCTTTCTCACCGAGATGCTCAGCGTCCTCGTCCTCGGCATCCTCGTCATCGAGGAGGTGTTCAACATCCCCGGCTTCGGCAGCCTCATGCTCCGGGCGGTCGGGGCCCGCGACATGCCACTCATCCTCGGGGTGACGATGGTCGTCGCGTTCATCGGCATCGTCGGGAACTTCCTGCAGGACGTGGCCTACACGGTGCTCGACCCGCGCGTCGGGAGCGAAACCGACTAG
- the hpt gene encoding hypoxanthine/guanine phosphoribosyltransferase encodes MDRLSQSLRDAPIIEKDGYHYFVHPISDGVPQLDPRLLREIVIRIIRKADLEDVDKIVTPAAMGIHISTAVSLMTDIPLTVIRKREYGLDGEVSLAQQTGYSENEMFINDVDAGDRVLVLDDVLSTGGTLAAVLGALDEIGADVVDSVAVIKKVGGENKVEESPYSVKTLINVDVIDGEVVIVDEDGDG; translated from the coding sequence ATGGACAGACTCAGCCAGTCCCTGCGCGATGCGCCCATCATCGAGAAAGACGGCTACCACTACTTCGTCCACCCGATAAGCGACGGCGTGCCGCAGCTGGACCCCAGACTGCTCCGGGAGATCGTCATCCGCATCATCCGGAAGGCGGACCTGGAGGACGTCGACAAGATCGTCACACCGGCAGCGATGGGCATCCACATCTCGACGGCGGTGTCCCTGATGACGGACATCCCGTTGACGGTCATCCGAAAGCGCGAGTACGGACTGGACGGCGAGGTGTCGCTCGCCCAGCAGACCGGCTACTCGGAGAACGAGATGTTCATCAACGACGTCGACGCGGGCGACCGCGTGCTCGTGCTCGACGACGTGCTCTCGACGGGTGGGACGCTGGCGGCGGTGCTCGGCGCGCTCGACGAGATCGGCGCGGACGTCGTTGACTCGGTCGCGGTCATCAAGAAAGTCGGCGGCGAGAACAAGGTCGAGGAGTCGCCCTACAGCGTGAAGACGCTCATCAACGTCGACGTGATCGACGGCGAGGTCGTCATCGTCGACGAGGACGGCGACGGCTAG
- a CDS encoding type IV pilin: protein MNFRGMLADEEALSPVIGVVLIVALTVVLSASVAVFVLDIGSQVTEKTPNAVVDYDFDVDGTGAETMTLTQEGGNPVEAQYVTVYVDGEIAWEAGSNRSDYNIVGPDEWADGLEGGDSLTLEMDPSTVAVGDTIRIVWQKGEQSAILAEQQVG from the coding sequence ATGAACTTCAGGGGGATGCTGGCGGATGAGGAGGCGCTGTCGCCCGTCATCGGCGTCGTCCTCATCGTCGCGCTGACCGTCGTGCTGTCCGCATCGGTCGCCGTGTTCGTGCTGGATATCGGGTCGCAGGTGACCGAAAAGACGCCCAACGCGGTCGTCGACTACGATTTCGACGTCGACGGTACCGGCGCAGAGACGATGACGCTCACGCAGGAGGGTGGCAACCCGGTCGAGGCGCAGTACGTCACCGTCTACGTCGACGGCGAGATCGCCTGGGAAGCCGGAAGCAACAGGTCCGATTACAACATCGTCGGGCCCGACGAGTGGGCCGACGGACTCGAAGGTGGCGACAGCCTCACCCTCGAAATGGATCCGAGCACGGTCGCCGTCGGTGACACCATCCGGATCGTCTGGCAGAAGGGCGAGCAGTCCGCCATCCTCGCCGAACAGCAGGTCGGCTGA
- a CDS encoding DUF7344 domain-containing protein: MPEDSATTEDATALTDGGLSKGEIFDVLRNQRRRFVLQYLKRKGEPVELGDLATQVASWEYRTPCDEVSSEQRKRVYTTLQQTHLPRMAEAHIVDYDSEAGLIQPTPRTQDLSIYLEIVPGSELPWREYYLSLGAVSTALCAVIWGGVYPFTLFPDVAWATLIALTLTVSASVHIYYERNMRLGDLEVPPELDFE, encoded by the coding sequence ATGCCTGAGGATTCCGCCACGACCGAGGACGCGACCGCCCTGACAGACGGCGGCCTGTCGAAGGGCGAGATCTTCGACGTCCTCCGGAACCAGCGCCGACGCTTCGTCCTGCAGTACCTCAAGCGCAAGGGCGAGCCAGTCGAGCTCGGGGACCTGGCGACACAGGTCGCGTCCTGGGAGTACCGCACCCCCTGCGACGAGGTGAGCTCCGAGCAGCGAAAACGGGTGTACACGACGCTCCAGCAGACACACCTCCCGCGGATGGCGGAGGCACACATCGTCGACTACGACTCCGAAGCTGGACTCATCCAGCCGACGCCGCGTACGCAGGACCTCTCCATCTACCTCGAGATCGTCCCCGGGAGCGAGCTGCCCTGGCGCGAGTACTACCTTTCGCTCGGCGCGGTCAGCACCGCGCTCTGTGCCGTGATCTGGGGCGGGGTCTATCCGTTCACGCTCTTCCCCGACGTCGCCTGGGCGACGCTCATCGCGCTGACGTTGACGGTCTCGGCCTCGGTCCACATCTACTACGAGCGCAACATGCGCCTCGGCGATCTGGAGGTCCCGCCCGAGCTGGACTTCGAGTAA
- the mbhE gene encoding hydrogen gas-evolving membrane-bound hydrogenase subunit E, which translates to MTPDLWVLLALVGLPFLGAAAVPLVYRVLGERTAYFAALVALACLGLVGLLYGTHGARSVEWIPSLGIELRFYVDGLALLIATLASGVGVCILTYSGGYMHGEPGQPKYYATLLAFMGSMLGVALAADLITLFLFWELTSLTSFLLIGHYTTESSSQYAARKSMLITVAGGLFMLVGFVLLHAVSADALGTATWALAGEGSMLENAGAMREALESEGLLVVVLALLGIGAAAKSAQVPLHIWLPNAMEAPTPVSAFLHSATMVKAGVYLVGRFRPLFLPADAHPGSLELWTVGFAALGMLTMTVTAILAVAATDIKELLAYSTASHLGLIIAGFGFAGHLGAETGGFHILNHALFKATLFLVAGIIAHEAGTRKIAELGGLREDLPITAGIAAVASLGMAGVPPFNGFYSKEFLFHAAWETGAASGGLYYLIPVVAVFGSVFTFLYSIRFLMLFFGEKPDELGHVHSPPVAMLAPPALLATLAGIVGIGGITGTFDVPLGPLEEFVGGVIHAVEPAGVEEASFHYYLPTTVTPWAIMSALTIAIGAALYPQYDRLHEGIRSLLRGPVRANWWYDTATEELNPTSTAVRDRAQNGLLRTYATWVAAAFVVLTFAGYLATSVRIPVPSEPATYLPLTLTVVVLVAAVTVFGDVSLRVATAVAGVLSVVALGVFAWAIFGLGLTPTELATQPPIVFVLALAAVAGIAVSRAPSHVAGVLTLSILGFMVAIFYILRDAPDLALTQLVVETLLLVIFLLVLNKLPAFYGGWDRGRMTRDGVLSLAVGAVVTTTVLVTTAGGPNEDSVIAKGLAEASYPEAGGNNIVNVILVDFRAFDTLGEIAVVSMAALSIVTLIALRERGETR; encoded by the coding sequence ATGACACCGGACCTCTGGGTCCTCCTCGCCCTCGTGGGACTGCCGTTCCTCGGGGCCGCGGCGGTGCCCCTCGTCTATCGCGTCCTCGGGGAGCGCACGGCGTACTTCGCGGCGCTGGTCGCACTCGCCTGCCTGGGCCTCGTCGGACTGCTGTACGGTACACACGGGGCACGGTCCGTCGAGTGGATTCCGTCGCTCGGCATCGAACTGCGGTTCTACGTGGACGGGCTCGCGCTGCTCATCGCCACGCTGGCCAGCGGTGTGGGCGTCTGTATCCTCACCTACTCCGGCGGCTACATGCACGGCGAGCCGGGGCAGCCGAAGTACTACGCGACGCTGCTCGCGTTCATGGGCTCGATGCTTGGCGTCGCACTGGCCGCCGACCTCATCACGTTGTTCCTGTTCTGGGAGCTGACCAGCCTCACCTCGTTCCTGCTCATCGGCCACTACACCACGGAGTCGTCGTCGCAGTACGCCGCCCGGAAGTCGATGCTCATCACGGTCGCAGGGGGGCTGTTCATGCTCGTCGGCTTCGTCCTGCTGCACGCGGTGAGCGCCGACGCGCTCGGCACGGCGACCTGGGCGCTCGCGGGCGAGGGCTCGATGCTGGAGAACGCCGGCGCGATGCGGGAGGCGCTCGAATCCGAGGGCCTGCTCGTGGTCGTCCTCGCCCTGCTGGGCATCGGCGCGGCCGCTAAGTCCGCACAGGTGCCGCTGCACATCTGGCTGCCGAACGCGATGGAGGCCCCGACGCCGGTCTCGGCGTTCCTCCACTCCGCGACGATGGTCAAGGCCGGCGTCTACCTCGTCGGCCGTTTCCGGCCGCTGTTCCTCCCGGCGGATGCACACCCGGGCAGCCTCGAACTCTGGACGGTCGGTTTCGCAGCGCTCGGCATGTTGACGATGACCGTCACGGCCATCCTCGCGGTCGCCGCGACCGACATCAAGGAGCTCCTCGCGTACTCGACGGCCTCCCATCTGGGGCTCATCATCGCGGGCTTCGGCTTCGCGGGCCACCTCGGCGCGGAGACCGGAGGGTTCCACATCCTGAACCACGCGCTGTTCAAGGCGACGCTGTTCCTCGTCGCTGGCATCATCGCCCACGAGGCCGGGACACGCAAGATAGCGGAACTCGGCGGCCTGCGCGAGGACCTGCCAATCACGGCGGGCATCGCGGCCGTCGCCTCCCTCGGCATGGCGGGCGTCCCGCCGTTCAACGGCTTCTACTCGAAGGAGTTCCTCTTCCATGCGGCCTGGGAGACGGGCGCGGCCTCGGGCGGGCTCTACTACCTGATTCCGGTCGTCGCCGTCTTCGGGAGCGTCTTCACGTTCCTCTACTCCATCCGCTTCCTGATGCTGTTCTTCGGGGAGAAGCCCGACGAACTGGGACACGTCCACTCCCCGCCGGTCGCGATGCTCGCCCCGCCCGCGCTGCTCGCGACGCTCGCGGGTATCGTCGGCATCGGTGGCATCACGGGGACGTTCGACGTGCCCCTCGGCCCGCTCGAGGAGTTCGTCGGGGGCGTCATCCACGCGGTCGAGCCCGCGGGGGTCGAGGAGGCGTCGTTCCACTACTACCTGCCGACGACGGTGACGCCGTGGGCCATCATGAGCGCGCTCACCATCGCCATCGGCGCGGCGCTCTACCCGCAGTACGACCGGCTGCACGAGGGCATCCGGTCGCTCCTGCGCGGGCCGGTCCGGGCGAACTGGTGGTACGACACCGCCACCGAGGAGCTGAACCCGACAAGTACGGCGGTCCGTGACCGGGCCCAGAACGGCCTGTTGCGCACCTACGCGACGTGGGTCGCCGCCGCGTTCGTCGTCCTCACCTTCGCGGGCTACCTCGCGACGAGCGTCAGGATTCCGGTTCCGTCGGAGCCCGCGACCTACCTGCCGCTGACGCTGACTGTCGTCGTGCTCGTCGCGGCCGTGACGGTGTTCGGCGACGTGTCGCTGCGCGTCGCCACCGCCGTCGCGGGCGTGCTCTCCGTGGTCGCACTCGGCGTGTTCGCCTGGGCCATCTTCGGCCTCGGTCTCACACCGACGGAGCTTGCGACCCAGCCGCCCATCGTGTTCGTGCTCGCGCTGGCGGCCGTCGCCGGCATCGCCGTCTCGCGTGCACCCTCGCACGTGGCCGGCGTGCTGACGCTTTCGATCCTCGGGTTCATGGTCGCCATCTTCTACATCCTGCGCGACGCGCCTGACCTCGCGCTGACCCAGCTCGTCGTCGAGACGCTCCTGCTCGTCATCTTCCTGCTCGTCCTCAACAAGCTCCCGGCGTTCTACGGGGGCTGGGACCGGGGTCGGATGACCAGGGACGGCGTCCTCTCGCTCGCGGTCGGCGCGGTCGTCACGACGACCGTGCTCGTCACGACAGCCGGCGGCCCGAACGAGGACTCCGTCATCGCGAAGGGCCTCGCCGAGGCCTCGTACCCCGAGGCCGGCGGGAACAACATCGTGAACGTCATCCTCGTCGACTTCCGGGCGTTCGACACGCTCGGCGAGATAGCAGTCGTCTCGATGGCCGCGCTCTCTATCGTCACGCTCATCGCCCTCCGGGAACGAGGTGAGACGAGATGA
- a CDS encoding MnhB domain-containing protein: MSYGDDTTVIARTVARITLPLVLVVAIALLFQGHNLPGGGFIAGVLTAAAFALVYIVFGMQYVQETIFGEEYDPDGSVAGPAVVDRYRTLFAVGLAVATGTGLGAMAFGKPFLTHTDEVVEPSTSYVAWIPGADFIFGTLFEFHWATAFLFDIGVYFVVVGGLLAILAVVGGE; this comes from the coding sequence ATGAGCTACGGCGACGACACGACGGTCATCGCACGGACGGTCGCGCGCATCACGCTCCCGCTCGTGCTCGTGGTCGCCATCGCGCTGCTGTTCCAGGGGCACAACCTGCCCGGCGGTGGGTTCATCGCCGGCGTGCTCACGGCGGCCGCGTTCGCGCTGGTGTACATCGTCTTCGGGATGCAGTACGTCCAGGAGACCATCTTCGGCGAAGAGTACGACCCCGACGGGAGCGTCGCCGGCCCGGCGGTCGTCGACCGCTACCGGACGCTGTTCGCGGTCGGCCTCGCGGTCGCCACCGGCACCGGGCTCGGCGCGATGGCGTTCGGGAAGCCGTTCCTGACCCACACCGACGAGGTGGTGGAACCGTCGACGAGCTACGTCGCCTGGATCCCGGGTGCCGACTTCATCTTCGGGACGCTGTTCGAGTTCCACTGGGCGACGGCGTTCCTGTTCGACATCGGCGTCTACTTCGTGGTCGTCGGTGGCCTGCTCGCGATCCTCGCGGTGGTGGGAGGCGAATGA
- a CDS encoding sodium:proton antiporter, with translation MTEFVLALVLGLLFALGTFLVLRRDVVRVVWGVSIISQAANVYLVTMGLLDGAVPVLDGHGEGAGAVTDPLVQALVLTAIVIGFGTTAFALVLTYRVYEEHGTIDLLELGGETDGN, from the coding sequence ATGACGGAGTTCGTCCTCGCCCTCGTGCTCGGCCTGCTGTTCGCGCTCGGGACGTTCCTCGTCCTGCGCCGCGACGTGGTCCGGGTGGTCTGGGGCGTCTCCATCATCTCGCAGGCCGCCAACGTCTATCTGGTCACGATGGGGCTGCTCGACGGCGCGGTGCCCGTCCTCGACGGCCACGGCGAGGGTGCCGGGGCCGTGACGGACCCGCTCGTACAGGCGCTCGTCCTGACCGCCATCGTCATCGGCTTCGGGACCACGGCGTTCGCCCTCGTGCTCACCTACCGGGTGTACGAGGAGCACGGCACCATCGACCTGCTCGAACTCGGAGGTGAGACCGATGGCAACTGA
- a CDS encoding complex I subunit 5 family protein, with product MATEQLVVAPLLVALVTAILTLVVHQYTRVQQVVSGLGGIAYLGAVAMLVQRVRSGAGSHGVEGVLTYQLSDWGAPFGIALVADDLSAFMLALTAVVSLVALAFSMRYIDEAGQRVSYHPLYHFMLVGVTGSFLTGDIFNLFVWFEVMLMSSYVLVVFYSGPRHTKAALQYVVLNLVGSALMLLAIGGLYSTTGTLNMADMARRLADPASFGITLAPVLGLSAVLFVVFALKAGIVPFQWWVPAAYRAAPAPVSAMLAGVVKKVGIYAIIRLYFTVFANAAPMDLSLPGLAGESTLAFFGPVLFIMGAASIVLGGVAAVNRDDIDNLLAYSSIGQVGFIVIGLAFAAGGVVAGWQAPDPYGSVAVLGLAAALVYSLNHALAKAALFLASGAVYESVGTIEFDELGGLAGRMPLLSTGFFVAALSLVGVPPLLGFFGKFLVFDAAVNAGSNLGIGVALLGAILTIAYVTRAWNRGFWGERTEAVEQATPQYGLFATVLVLAVVALAVGVAFDPVVDAAIDAAEAALGTDSYIEAVGLEDSLTGGDGGGH from the coding sequence ATGGCAACTGAACAGCTCGTCGTCGCACCGCTGCTCGTCGCGCTCGTGACGGCCATCCTGACGCTGGTCGTCCACCAGTACACCCGCGTCCAGCAGGTCGTCAGCGGGCTCGGCGGCATCGCCTACCTCGGTGCCGTCGCGATGCTGGTCCAGCGGGTGCGGTCCGGCGCGGGCTCACACGGCGTCGAGGGCGTCCTCACCTACCAGCTCTCGGACTGGGGGGCACCCTTCGGCATCGCGCTGGTCGCCGACGACCTCTCGGCGTTCATGCTCGCGCTCACCGCCGTCGTGAGCCTGGTCGCGCTCGCGTTCTCCATGCGCTACATCGACGAGGCCGGTCAGCGCGTCTCCTACCACCCACTGTACCACTTCATGCTCGTGGGCGTGACGGGGTCGTTCCTCACCGGCGACATCTTCAACCTGTTCGTCTGGTTCGAGGTCATGCTGATGTCGAGCTACGTGCTCGTCGTGTTCTACTCCGGACCGCGCCACACGAAGGCGGCGCTCCAGTACGTCGTGCTCAACCTCGTCGGGAGCGCGCTCATGCTGCTGGCCATCGGGGGGCTCTACTCGACGACGGGCACGCTGAACATGGCTGACATGGCCCGCCGGCTGGCCGACCCTGCGAGCTTCGGAATCACGCTCGCCCCGGTGCTCGGCCTCTCGGCGGTGCTGTTCGTCGTGTTCGCGCTGAAGGCGGGCATCGTCCCGTTCCAGTGGTGGGTGCCCGCGGCGTACCGCGCCGCACCCGCCCCGGTCTCGGCGATGCTCGCGGGCGTCGTGAAGAAGGTCGGCATCTACGCCATCATCCGGCTCTACTTCACGGTGTTCGCCAACGCCGCGCCGATGGACCTCTCGTTGCCCGGCCTCGCTGGCGAGTCCACGCTCGCGTTCTTCGGGCCCGTGCTGTTCATCATGGGTGCGGCGAGCATCGTCCTCGGCGGCGTCGCCGCGGTGAACCGCGACGACATCGACAACCTGCTCGCGTACTCCAGCATCGGCCAGGTCGGCTTCATCGTCATCGGGCTGGCGTTCGCGGCCGGCGGGGTCGTCGCCGGCTGGCAGGCGCCCGACCCCTACGGCTCGGTCGCGGTGCTCGGGCTGGCGGCCGCACTCGTCTACTCGCTGAACCACGCGCTGGCGAAGGCCGCGCTGTTCCTCGCCAGCGGCGCGGTGTACGAGTCCGTCGGCACCATCGAGTTCGACGAGCTCGGCGGGCTGGCCGGCCGCATGCCGCTGCTCTCGACTGGCTTCTTCGTCGCCGCGCTCAGCCTCGTCGGGGTCCCGCCGCTTTTGGGCTTCTTCGGGAAGTTCCTCGTCTTCGACGCGGCGGTCAACGCCGGCTCGAACCTCGGCATCGGGGTCGCGCTGCTCGGTGCCATCCTCACCATCGCCTACGTCACCCGCGCCTGGAACCGCGGCTTCTGGGGCGAGCGCACTGAAGCCGTCGAGCAGGCGACACCGCAGTACGGGCTGTTCGCGACGGTGCTCGTGCTCGCGGTCGTCGCGCTCGCGGTCGGCGTCGCGTTCGACCCGGTTGTCGACGCGGCCATCGACGCCGCCGAGGCCGCGCTCGGCACGGACAGCTACATCGAGGCGGTCGGGCTGGAGGACAGCCTCACCGGCGGCGACGGAGGTGGGCACTGA
- a CDS encoding Na+/H+ antiporter subunit E has translation MTGDQATGVEEAAETDTETYDLKDDGGERARKWPAIGVALAVLWLFVRGVHFIEEPGLAAGEFIIGLAVGLPIAYGIRGIYAPTYGLRRSLSILPAAAVYIGLFLWELVTANVDVARRVLLPWVTIDPDVIEVPLRVESDIAITTIANSITLTPGTLTMDYDEDRNSLFVHTLAATDDASVVEPIRRWEDYALVIFDERLSPGSPVPEPASPDPDGGEDDA, from the coding sequence ATGACAGGAGACCAGGCGACGGGCGTCGAGGAAGCGGCCGAGACGGACACCGAGACGTACGACCTCAAGGACGACGGGGGTGAACGCGCGCGGAAGTGGCCCGCAATCGGCGTCGCGCTCGCCGTCCTCTGGCTGTTCGTCCGGGGCGTCCACTTCATCGAAGAACCCGGCCTCGCGGCCGGCGAGTTCATCATCGGGCTCGCGGTCGGGCTCCCCATCGCCTACGGCATCCGCGGCATCTACGCGCCGACGTACGGCCTCCGGCGCTCGCTGTCGATACTCCCGGCGGCGGCCGTCTACATCGGCCTGTTCCTCTGGGAGCTGGTCACCGCGAACGTCGACGTCGCCAGACGTGTGCTCCTGCCGTGGGTCACGATCGACCCGGACGTCATCGAGGTACCGCTACGCGTCGAGTCGGACATCGCCATCACCACCATCGCGAACTCCATCACGCTCACCCCCGGCACGCTCACCATGGACTACGACGAAGACCGCAACTCGCTGTTCGTCCACACGCTCGCCGCGACCGACGATGCGTCGGTCGTCGAACCCATCCGGCGGTGGGAGGACTACGCGCTCGTCATCTTCGACGAGCGCCTCTCGCCGGGCTCGCCGGTGCCGGAGCCTGCCAGTCCGGACCCCGACGGAGGTGAGGACGATGCTTGA
- a CDS encoding monovalent cation/H+ antiporter complex subunit F: protein MLDLANAPWWFVASLNLGLFVASAVTLLCAYRVVRGPTTPDRVVALDTIGTNVVAIAVLWAMIRARGLFVDVSLVLAIIGFVSTIAVARYVTEGDIIE from the coding sequence ATGCTTGACCTCGCCAACGCCCCCTGGTGGTTCGTCGCGAGCCTGAACCTCGGTCTGTTCGTGGCCAGCGCGGTCACGCTGCTGTGTGCCTACCGGGTCGTCCGGGGGCCGACGACGCCCGACCGGGTCGTCGCGCTCGACACCATCGGGACCAACGTCGTCGCCATCGCCGTGCTCTGGGCGATGATCCGCGCCCGCGGCCTGTTCGTCGACGTGAGCCTCGTGCTCGCCATCATCGGCTTCGTCAGCACCATCGCTGTCGCACGCTACGTCACGGAAGGTGACATCATCGAATGA
- the mnhG gene encoding monovalent cation/H(+) antiporter subunit G: MTLIETIQYAAVAGFVLVGSFFLLVGTIGLIRFPNVYNRLHATSKATTLGAASMFLAGFVYFDGQGVALETLVAIVFLFLTAPTGGHLISRSARKMGVDFTDDVEWPLSGAGIDRGEAEEPDD; encoded by the coding sequence ATGACGCTCATAGAGACAATCCAGTACGCCGCAGTCGCAGGGTTCGTGCTCGTGGGCAGCTTCTTCCTGCTCGTCGGGACCATCGGGCTCATCCGCTTCCCGAACGTCTACAATCGCCTGCACGCGACCAGCAAGGCGACGACCCTCGGTGCAGCGTCGATGTTCCTCGCCGGCTTCGTCTACTTCGACGGGCAGGGCGTCGCCCTGGAGACGCTCGTCGCCATCGTCTTCCTGTTCCTCACCGCGCCGACCGGCGGCCACCTCATCTCGCGGTCCGCCCGGAAGATGGGCGTCGACTTCACCGACGATGTCGAGTGGCCGCTGTCCGGCGCTGGTATCGACCGCGGTGAGGCCGAGGAGCCGGACGACTAG
- the coaBC gene encoding bifunctional phosphopantothenoylcysteine decarboxylase/phosphopantothenate--cysteine ligase CoaBC produces MLDGVNVALGITGSIAAVKTVELAHELRRRGASVRAVMTHSAEGIIHPWAVEFATEHDVVTEITGKVEHVELCGREGWADVLLVAPATANTVGKIASAVDDTPVTTCATTALGADVPVVVAPAMHEPMYDHPGVLAAMDTLRSWGVHFVDPRVEEGKAKIATEDAIALGVARATGDAPLDDRHVVVTSGATVEAIDPVRVLTNRSSGRMGRAVARACYVLGADVTLVHGAVGPHQLTAGEAVEEVPYATLVSVESAAEMTAAALSAVDGDGGEGDDHNGTAADALVSVAAIGDYTVDPADEKIRSGQDELSLSLSPTEKLLDAVRAEHPDLRMVGFKTETSGDDEAMVAAARETAERAGLAFVVANDASVMGSASSRALLVHEEGYSEFDGEKSALGREVARALAATL; encoded by the coding sequence ATGCTCGACGGAGTGAACGTCGCCCTGGGAATCACGGGGTCGATAGCCGCCGTCAAGACGGTCGAGTTGGCCCACGAGCTGCGCCGCCGCGGGGCGTCCGTCCGCGCCGTGATGACACACAGCGCGGAGGGCATCATCCACCCCTGGGCGGTCGAGTTCGCCACGGAGCACGACGTGGTCACCGAGATAACCGGGAAGGTCGAGCACGTCGAGCTCTGCGGCCGCGAGGGCTGGGCGGACGTCCTCCTGGTCGCGCCGGCGACGGCGAACACGGTCGGGAAGATCGCCTCGGCGGTCGACGACACGCCCGTCACGACGTGTGCGACGACCGCGCTCGGGGCCGACGTACCCGTCGTCGTCGCACCGGCGATGCACGAACCGATGTACGACCACCCGGGCGTGCTGGCGGCGATGGACACCCTGCGCTCGTGGGGCGTCCACTTCGTCGACCCGCGCGTCGAGGAGGGCAAGGCGAAGATAGCGACGGAGGACGCCATCGCGCTCGGCGTCGCCCGCGCGACCGGCGACGCACCCCTGGACGACCGACACGTCGTGGTCACCAGCGGCGCGACCGTCGAGGCCATCGACCCCGTGCGCGTGCTGACGAACCGTTCCTCGGGGCGGATGGGCCGAGCGGTCGCTCGGGCCTGCTACGTCCTCGGCGCTGACGTGACGTTGGTCCACGGCGCGGTCGGCCCGCACCAGCTGACCGCGGGCGAAGCCGTCGAGGAGGTTCCCTACGCTACCCTCGTGAGCGTCGAGAGCGCGGCCGAGATGACGGCAGCGGCGCTGTCGGCGGTCGACGGTGATGGTGGCGAGGGAGACGACCACAACGGGACCGCGGCCGATGCTCTCGTCTCCGTCGCCGCCATCGGCGACTACACCGTCGACCCCGCCGACGAGAAGATACGCTCGGGACAGGACGAGCTATCCCTGTCCCTGTCACCGACGGAGAAGCTACTCGACGCGGTGCGTGCGGAACATCCCGACCTCCGGATGGTCGGCTTCAAGACGGAGACGAGCGGCGACGACGAGGCGATGGTCGCGGCCGCGCGGGAGACGGCAGAGCGGGCCGGACTGGCGTTCGTCGTCGCCAACGACGCGAGCGTCATGGGTTCGGCGTCGAGCCGCGCGCTGCTCGTCCACGAGGAAGGCTACTCCGAGTTCGACGGCGAGAAGTCGGCACTCGGACGGGAGGTCGCGCGGGCGCTCGCCGCGACGCTCTAG